From the genome of Gammaproteobacteria bacterium:
GACGCTGGCTGCCTGTATCAACGGGGAGCGAGATGTGGATCAAGTCATTACAACAATGGAAGACGCAAATCTGCGCGGACTGGGTGGCGCGGGTTTCCCGGCGGGACAGAAATGGCGAATCTTGCGCGACCAGCCAAAACCCTGTTTGATGGCTGTGAACATCGATGAAGGCGAACCGGGGACTTTTAAGGATCGTTTTTATCTTGAGCACGACCCGCACCGTTTCTTGGAAGGCATGTTGATATCAGGTTGGGCAACGGAATGCCAGGAAATCTATATTTACCTGCGTGACGAATATGCTGGGTGCCAAGTAACACTCAGCCAAGAGTTAGCCGCCCTTCGGCGGGATCCGCCCTGTTCGATTCCGCCGATTCACCTCAGACGGGGCGCCGGCGCATATATCTGCGGTGAAGAATCGGCGATGATCGAATCCATCGAAGGTAAACGCGGTATGCCACGGCTTAGACCACCGTATGTTGCGCAAGTTGGGCTATTTGGACGCCCTACCCTCGAACATAATATGGAAACGCAATACTGGGTACGCGATATTCTTGAAAAGGGACCAAAATGGTTTACGGCCCAAGGTCGCAATGGCCGTAAAGGTTTACGCTCATTCTCCGTTAGCGGCCGCATACAAAAACCCGGCGTACATTTGGCGCCGGCCGGAATCACGATGCGTGAATTGATCGGTGAGTACTGCGGCGGGATGTTACCCGACCATGAATTCTATGGCTATTTCCCTGGTGGTGCCTCAGGCGGCATCCTGCCGGCGTCCCTTGGCGATGTGCCACTCGACTTTGATACCTTGGCGCCTTACGGCGCCTTTATCGGCTCTGCCGCGATCATTGTCTTGTCGAATCACGACAGCGCGCGGGAAATGGCGCTGAACGCCATGCGATTTTTTGAAGACGAATCCTGCGGCCAGTGCACCCCTTGTCGCGTCGGCACTGCCAAGGCTGTCAAACTGATGGAAAACGATGACTGGGATACCTCATTGCTCGAAGAGTTAGCCGTTGCCATGGAAGATGCATCCATATGCGGGCTCGGACAGGCTGCGCCCAATCCATTGCGCTGTGCGATAAAATACTTTCCCGAGGAGTTTCGTTCACATGGCGGCAATTCCTGAAGACGTATCGTCCGAGGAACGATTGAGATTCACGCTGAATGGTCGTGAGATCGAAGCCCTGTCTCACGAAACCATCCTACAAGTGGCTCAGCGCGTAGGTATTGATATTCCGTATCTTTGTTACCAGGAAGGTTATCGACCGGATGGTAACTGCCGAGCGTGCATGGTTGAGATCAAGGGTGAACGTATCTTAGCACCCGCCTGTGTTCGCAAAGCCACGAAGGGGATGGAGGTCAATAGCGACAACGAGCGTGCCTTGCATTCCCAAAGAATGGTCTTGGAACTCTTGCTATCTGACATGCCGGATCAGGGCATCTCGCCGTATACCCCAAACTCTGAACTGGATCACTGGATAAAGCAATTGGGGGTGGGTAGGCCTCGCTTTCCACAACGCGAACAACCGCACGATGACCTCTCGAATCCAGGCATTGCAGTCAATCTCGATGCTTGCATCCAGTGCACTCGTTGTGTGCGCGCATGCCGCGAAGAACAGGTTAACGATGTCATTGGTTACGCCTTTCGAGGGCCGCATTCGAAGATCGTTTTTGATCTCGATGATCCCATGGGCGAGAGCACTTGTGTAACGTGCGGCGAATGCGTACAGGCCTGTCCCACAGGTGCTCTGATGCCCGCTAACGAGGTGGGGCTCGTCGAACCGGATACCAAGATCGAATCAGTCTGCCCGTACTGCGGAGTGGGATGCCTGCTAACGTTCAATGTGAAAGATAATCATATTCTTTACATTGACGGTCGCGACGGGCCTTCTAATCAAAGCCGTTTATGTGTCAAAGGACGCTACGGTTTTGATTATGTGCACCATCCGGATCGCCTGACCAAGCCATTGATGCGACGCGATGGGATTCCAAAAACACCAGCGCTGATTGACCCAAGGGATATCGACAAATACTTCAG
Proteins encoded in this window:
- a CDS encoding NAD(P)H-dependent oxidoreductase subunit E, with translation MAKKRRNKQRGQARGRAVDPRALAEVCALLADAPRRRELLIEFLHLIQDHYHHITAAHLVALADELKLSTTEVYEVATFYHHFDVIKEGEPIPPMLTVRVCNSITCEMFGANTLIRDLNELFGKHIRVQPVPCVGRCHGAPVAVIGKNPIEQATLKTVKSAVDANNTEPIPPPYINYDQYRNEGGYKTLAACINGERDVDQVITTMEDANLRGLGGAGFPAGQKWRILRDQPKPCLMAVNIDEGEPGTFKDRFYLEHDPHRFLEGMLISGWATECQEIYIYLRDEYAGCQVTLSQELAALRRDPPCSIPPIHLRRGAGAYICGEESAMIESIEGKRGMPRLRPPYVAQVGLFGRPTLEHNMETQYWVRDILEKGPKWFTAQGRNGRKGLRSFSVSGRIQKPGVHLAPAGITMRELIGEYCGGMLPDHEFYGYFPGGASGGILPASLGDVPLDFDTLAPYGAFIGSAAIIVLSNHDSAREMALNAMRFFEDESCGQCTPCRVGTAKAVKLMENDDWDTSLLEELAVAMEDASICGLGQAAPNPLRCAIKYFPEEFRSHGGNS